The Methylocystis sp. ATCC 49242 region CGCTGTCCGGCCGGAAGGCGAACGCCTGAATCGCTCCCCTCGCGCATGCGCGAGGGGAATGGATTTGCATCCGCCGCGCAAAGCGCGGGGCCGCTGTTTTTCTCGTTCAGCCGGGAGGCGCCTCCACGCCTGTTTATTTCCCGGCCCGGCAGATCGTCGCCGGTCGGCTCTATCCGACGAAGCGCTTCTTGATGACGTTGTAAAGCAGGGTGACGATGGCGCCGGTGACGCCGCCGCCGACCGCCTGGCCGAGCAACACGCCGATGTCGAAACCTCCGCCGCCGGACGCCGCGCTCGCGAGCGACGGAATGATGGCGCTCAACAACTGGCCGCCGAGTCCGCCGCCAAGCGCGCCGCTGATCAGATTGCCGAGCGCATTGGTCTCGTCGGTTTTCGTCAGCTTGCCGGCAGCCTTGCCGCCCATTGCGCCGGCGACCGCCTGAACAAGAATATCCGTCAGAAGGGACATATTGAACGCTCCAGAAAATTGCTGCGCTGGCGCAGCCATATGAAAGCGCGGCCGGGGCCGCATCTGGATAAGCGCTCTGGCTACGACTTGGTTCCCGCCGATCTATACATTTATCGTGTTATACGCAGCGAATCGCCTTGAAATCGCGGCTCCGCCAAACGCCGGCCATCAGGCGGCGAGATCCGCCACCACGGCGTCGAGCACCGGAAAGCCTTCCGAACTCACGCGCAGCCGGTTCTCGCGCGTAACTTCCACGAGCCCGTCGCCGATCAGTTCGCTGATGCGCGACTGCGAGAGTTTTTTGCCGGTGAGCAGGAAATAGCGCTGCGGGTCGATGCCTTCGCGCAGACGCAGGCCCATCAGCAGGAACTCGTCGCCTTCCTGCTCGGCGTTCAGCAACTCGTCCTCGACGAGGCCGTGGCCTTCCGTCTCCACGCAGGTGAGCCACATCTCGGGATGCCGCTCCGTCGCCTGCGCGCGGCGGCCGCGCGTGGTCACGATCCGCCCATGCGCGCCGGGGCCGACGCCGGCGTATTCGCCATAGCGCCAGTAGACGAGATTGTGCCGGCACTCCGCGCCGGGGCGCGCGTGGTTCGACACTTCATAGGACGGCAGGCCATGGCGGGCGGTGACTTCCTGCGTCACGTCCCACAGAGCGCGCTGTGTGTCGACGTCGGGGACCGTCATCTTGCCCGTATTGACCATGCGTTCGAATAGGGTGTCGGGCTCGATGGTGAGCTGGTAGAGCGACACATGTTCCGGCGCGCGGGCGAGCGCAAGGTCGAGCTCCTTGCGCCAGGCGGCGGGCGTCTGGCCCGTCCGGCCGTATATGAGGTCGAAGGAGGTGCGGTCGAAGACCGAATTGGCGATGTCGAGCGCCATCAGCGCCTCGGCGACCGAATGTTGGCGCCCGAGGCCCTTGAGGTCAATGTCGTTGAGCGCCTGAATCCCCAGCGAGACACGATTGATTCCCGCCGCCTTGAAGCCCTTGAAACGCGACGCCTCCACGCTGGTCGGATTGGCTTCGAGCGTGATCTCTACGTCTCTCGCCATGGTCCAGTGGCTGGCGATCTGCGAGAGAATCGCCTCGACGGTCGAGGGCGACATCAGCGAGGGCGTGCCGCCGCCGAAAAACACGGAGCGCACCTCGCGCCCCGGCGCGAGACTCGCGCGATGGGCGAGCTCCACGGCGAAGGCTTCGACGAAGCGGTCTTCGTCGACGTCGCCACGGCGGACGTGGCTGTTGAAATCGCAATAAGGGCATTTCGACAGGCAGAACGGCCAGTGCACGTAAACGCCGAAGCCAGGGTCGAAAGCATTCCGAATCGTCGCCATGTTCCCTTATCGCATGAAATGGCGGAAAACGCAGGAGTCGCGCGGGAGCGTGGGGATCATGCGCCGCCCGGCTCCAGCCCGTTTCCCGGGGCGGACCTCAGCGTATCGCGGATGGTCTGCATCAGGTCGTCGACGTCCGGCCCGGAAAAGGCGTCGCCCGAGGGCTCGACGCGCACGACCGGATCGCGCGTGCAGAGACGCAGACATTCGCGCGTCGAAATTTTCAGCCGGCCTTCTGCGAGCGCGTCGGGGAACGCGGCGCGAGCGGCTTCTTGCACGTCAGCCAGCAAGGCGCGCCCGCGGCCTTTCGCGTCGCAGTTGGGGCCGACGCAGACGAGGAGGCGGACGGATTGTGGCCCCGGACTCATTCCGTTGGAAACAGAAGGGCGTCATAATCCCGCGCGCCACGCAGGATCTGGAGGATTTCGACCGTATTTGCAGTCACGCGATCGAAGACGAGGAAATTGCCATGGACCATCCGGCGCACACCCGT contains the following coding sequences:
- the hemW gene encoding radical SAM family heme chaperone HemW translates to MATIRNAFDPGFGVYVHWPFCLSKCPYCDFNSHVRRGDVDEDRFVEAFAVELAHRASLAPGREVRSVFFGGGTPSLMSPSTVEAILSQIASHWTMARDVEITLEANPTSVEASRFKGFKAAGINRVSLGIQALNDIDLKGLGRQHSVAEALMALDIANSVFDRTSFDLIYGRTGQTPAAWRKELDLALARAPEHVSLYQLTIEPDTLFERMVNTGKMTVPDVDTQRALWDVTQEVTARHGLPSYEVSNHARPGAECRHNLVYWRYGEYAGVGPGAHGRIVTTRGRRAQATERHPEMWLTCVETEGHGLVEDELLNAEQEGDEFLLMGLRLREGIDPQRYFLLTGKKLSQSRISELIGDGLVEVTRENRLRVSSEGFPVLDAVVADLAA
- a CDS encoding (2Fe-2S) ferredoxin domain-containing protein; translation: MSPGPQSVRLLVCVGPNCDAKGRGRALLADVQEAARAAFPDALAEGRLKISTRECLRLCTRDPVVRVEPSGDAFSGPDVDDLMQTIRDTLRSAPGNGLEPGGA